The sequence GACGTAAAGGCCGCACTCCCGGCAGATTCGGCAGATGCTGAAGGCGCTGGCGATTTTGATGGCGATACCAGCGTGCAGGAAATTCCCGTGCCGCTGGATCTGCCAGACACCGATGTGGCTCCAGTGATAGCGACGCAGGAGCCTGCTTTAGAGCCTGAGCCAGTCCCTGATTCAACCGATGCCACACCCAGCCAGGATCGCCTCGACTTCACGTTCAACGATGACTGTTGGTTACAGGTGACTGACGCCACCGGCAAGGTAGTGTTTGCGCAACTTCAGACGAAAGGGGATAATCTGCAGCTTTTTGGCGAGGGCCCGTTTAGTGTGATGTTGGGCAATGCACGTGCTGTGGCGATACAGATTAACGGTGCGCCTGTCGACATCAATCCCGCGTCCAACCGTAAAACACTGCGTTTTACAGTCAGTTCGTAACGGAAATAAACGAAAAATACAATGGGCCAGCCCGGTTACTCCGCGGCTGGCCTGTGTGAGTTGAGAGCTAGAACTTGAAAAAACTGCAAGCCGTTAAAGGCATGAATGATCTGCTTCCGGCAGATTCGCCCTATTGGCAGTATCTGGAAGCGACGATAACCGATGTGGTCCAGGGATATGGGTTCCAGGAAATTCGTTTCCCCATTCTGGAAGCTACCGAACTCTTTAAGCGATCAATCGGCGAAGTGACCGACATTGTTGAAAAAGAAATGTACACATTTTTGGACCGCAATGACGAGAGTGTGACGCTTCGCCCGGAAGGCACCGCAAGCTGCGTTCGTGCGTGTGAACAGCATCAGTTGCTGTACAACAGGGGCACCATCGCGCAAAAGCTCTGGTACATGGGGCCGATGTTTCGCTATGAGAAACCGCAAAAAGGTCGCTTGCGCCAGTTCCATCAGATTGGTGTCGAAGCTTACGGCATAGCCAGCGCGGATGCGGATGCGGAATTACTGATTATGACCGCCCGCTTGTGGAAAGCCCTCGGCATTGATGACGCGGTGGAATTACAGATTAACAGCCTGGGAACCAATGAGGCACGCGCCAATTTTCGCGCCGCGCTAGTGGACTTTTTGAGTGCTAACGAGGCCAGGCTGGATGAAGACAGCCAGCGTCGGCTCGCCACCAACCCTTTGCGTATTCTCGATAGTAAAGATGCCAACACACAGGCATTGCTCGCCGACGCGCCCGACCTGGCAGATTTTCTGGACGACGAATCACGCGAACACTTCGCACTGTTGCAGCGCTATCTCACGGCTGCTGGCGTAAAGTTTACGGTCAATACTCGCTTGGTACGGGGCCTCGACTACTACAGCCGCACCGTTTTCGAGTGGGTGACTAACCGCCTCGGGGCCCAGGGCACGGTGTGCGCTGGTGGCCGTTACGACGGTCTTGTGGCGCAGTTGGGCGGACAGAATACACCTGCAGTGGGGTTTGCCATGGGGCTGGAGAGGTTAGTGCTCTTGGTTCAGGAGCTGAACGCGTTTCCAAAGGATATTTCTCGCGCAGCTGATGTCTACCTGCTGGCTTTGGGTAATGTGATTCCAGAGGCCTTTGCCTTAACTGAACAATTGCGTGAGCAAGCTCCGCACTTGCGGGTGCAAATGAATACTGGCGCTGGCAGCTACAAGAGCCAGATGAAAAAAGCCGAACGCTCAGGTGCTGATGTCGTGCTCATTTTGGGAGAAGACGAAGCGTCTGCCGGAGAAGTAACTGTGAAATACCTGCGCTCAGATGAGCCGCAACAAACCATACAACAACAACAAATAAATCAAATATTCGTTTAGGAGTAGAAAGGTGGCTGATCATCTATCTGAAGAAGAACAGGTTGAAGCAATCAAGCGGTGGTGGAATGAAAACTGGGTGTCAGTTGTGTTGCCCATTATCCTCGCCTTGGGGGGGTATCTGGGTTGGAATAGCTGGCAGGATCACAAGCAAGGTAAGGCCGAGCAGGCATCGGACCTCTATCAGCAATTGGCGATGGCTGCCGAAGTGGCGCCAGGTGAAACACTGACTGAAGAACAGCGTGCAGCAATCGATGAGTCTGCTAACGTTATCATCGATGCGCACGGCGGTACCTTGTATGCCGATATGGCCAACCTCCTGTTGGCAAAAATCCAGGTCGAAGGTGGTCAGCTCGACGCTGCGGCAGCACGTCTGCAGGCGGTGGTGGATAATGGCGCAGATGAAGCGATCCAGCAGGTTGCGAAAGCCCGCCTGGCCCGGGTAATGAGCGCAAAAGGTGACCATTCAGCCGCACTCAGCATGGTTGCACAAACTGACAGCGAATCGTTCAAAGCGCTGTTTGCGGAAATTCGCGGCGACGTGTATTCCGCGCAAGGTAAGCTCGCCGAAGCCAACACCGAATATCAGGCGGCGCTGGATACTCTGTTACCATCAGAATTTAATCGCCGCAGCTTGATCCAGCTGAAGCTGGACGCAGTGGCTGTTCCGGGCGCCCCCGAAAGCGCACCAGCAGCTGGTGTCGAGGGAGACGCTTAATGCTGAGACGATTACTGTTGGTACTTGCGGTAGTAGCGCTCGGCGCTTGTAGTTCCAACGACCCTAAAAAGCTTGCGATGAAGCCCGCCGACCTGGTGAAGTTTGAAGCCACGGCGAAGCTGAAAAAGCAGTGGAGTAGAGACACAGGTTCCGGTACCGATAAACGCTATTCGCGTCTGGTGCCAGCGCTGGATCGCAATAACAAGATCTACACGGTTGGCGTAAAAGGCGATGTGCAAGCCTTGGATGCGAAGACAGGCAAGCGTTTGTGGCACACCTCGTTGAAGACTCAGCAGGGCTCAGAAGATGCGTTTGTTGACCAGCAGTCCTGGGTTGCAAAGCTGTTAAGCGGTTTGCTGTTTTGGCAAGAAAAACCGCAGCCGTTACAGATCGCCGGCGGTATTGCCGTCAACAACCAAGCCGTATTTTTTGGCGGTTTTGATGGCTATGTGTATGCCGTCGATAGTGAGAATGGCGAGTTGTTGTGGCAAGCCGCGCTCAGCAGTGAGGTGGCCGCCGCACCTGCGGTGAATAGCGAAGTTGTCGCGGTAAATACCATTGATGGCCGTGTTTATTTGTTGGATGCGAAAACCGGTGAACAACGTTGGCGCTACGACCAGACGGTGCCTATTTTGACCTTGCGCGGCACTTCGGCGCCAGTACTGACGCCCACCCAGGTGATCGTTGGTTTCGACAGCGGTCAAATAGTAAGCCTGGCCACGTCTGACGGTTCGACTCAGTGGGAAGTTCGTGTCAGTCGGCCGCAAGGACGAACTGAGCTTGAACGCATCGTTGATATCGATGGTACGCCAGTCGTGAACAGCGGTTACGTCTATGCAGCGAGTTATCAGGGCAATATTGTGGCATTGAGCCGCGCTGCCGGTCGTTCACTCTGGCAGCAAGAGGCCTCGACGGCACACAACATCGCGGTAGCAGACGGTAAGGTTTTTGTTTCCACCGAAGAATCCAAAGTGATTGCGTTCAACAGCATTACTGGCGAACCCGAATGGGAAAACTTCCAGTTGAAGCGACGCGATATTGGTGGCCCGCAGGAGATTGGCGACTACATCGCCGTGATCGACAAAAAGGGTTATCTACATCTGATGAACAAGAGCGATGGTGCGTTTGCCTATCGCTTCAAGCCTAGCGGTGATGATTTCCGGTCGCCCATGCTGTACGCGAACGAGATGCTATACACTTTTGCCGATAATGGCCGTTTGACCGCTTACGCTCTCAAGGAGCGCGCGCCTAAAAAGGCCGACTAAACTGTTATAAAGCGCTGCTCTGTGGTGCAGCGCTGTTTTACTTCCCTCCATTCACATCAAGAGATTCCGCATGATTCCAACCATTGCTTTGGTCGGGCGTCCTAACGTGGGAAAGTCCACGCTGTTTAATCGACTCACCAAAACGCGTGATGCCATTGTCGCAAATTTTGCGGGCTTGACCCGCGACCGAAAATACGGCGATGCAGAATTTGAAGGCAAGCGTTTTATTGTGGTCGATACCGGCGGCATCAGCGGGGACGAGGAGGGTATCGACAGCGTGATGGCCGAGCAGTCACTGCAAGCTATCGCCGAGTCAGACATCATTCTGTTTTTGGTGGATTGCCGGGACGGATTAACTCACGTGGATAGCCAGATCGCACAGCATCTGCGCACTCTGCACAAGCCAACTTTTCTGGTGGCGAATAAAGTGGATGGCCAAAATCACGATCTTGCGATTGCGCCTTTCTTCGAGCTGGGTCTGGGCGAGGTCCA comes from Teredinibacter turnerae and encodes:
- the hisS gene encoding histidine--tRNA ligase → MKKLQAVKGMNDLLPADSPYWQYLEATITDVVQGYGFQEIRFPILEATELFKRSIGEVTDIVEKEMYTFLDRNDESVTLRPEGTASCVRACEQHQLLYNRGTIAQKLWYMGPMFRYEKPQKGRLRQFHQIGVEAYGIASADADAELLIMTARLWKALGIDDAVELQINSLGTNEARANFRAALVDFLSANEARLDEDSQRRLATNPLRILDSKDANTQALLADAPDLADFLDDESREHFALLQRYLTAAGVKFTVNTRLVRGLDYYSRTVFEWVTNRLGAQGTVCAGGRYDGLVAQLGGQNTPAVGFAMGLERLVLLVQELNAFPKDISRAADVYLLALGNVIPEAFALTEQLREQAPHLRVQMNTGAGSYKSQMKKAERSGADVVLILGEDEASAGEVTVKYLRSDEPQQTIQQQQINQIFV
- a CDS encoding YfgM family protein → MADHLSEEEQVEAIKRWWNENWVSVVLPIILALGGYLGWNSWQDHKQGKAEQASDLYQQLAMAAEVAPGETLTEEQRAAIDESANVIIDAHGGTLYADMANLLLAKIQVEGGQLDAAAARLQAVVDNGADEAIQQVAKARLARVMSAKGDHSAALSMVAQTDSESFKALFAEIRGDVYSAQGKLAEANTEYQAALDTLLPSEFNRRSLIQLKLDAVAVPGAPESAPAAGVEGDA
- the bamB gene encoding outer membrane protein assembly factor BamB, which encodes MLRRLLLVLAVVALGACSSNDPKKLAMKPADLVKFEATAKLKKQWSRDTGSGTDKRYSRLVPALDRNNKIYTVGVKGDVQALDAKTGKRLWHTSLKTQQGSEDAFVDQQSWVAKLLSGLLFWQEKPQPLQIAGGIAVNNQAVFFGGFDGYVYAVDSENGELLWQAALSSEVAAAPAVNSEVVAVNTIDGRVYLLDAKTGEQRWRYDQTVPILTLRGTSAPVLTPTQVIVGFDSGQIVSLATSDGSTQWEVRVSRPQGRTELERIVDIDGTPVVNSGYVYAASYQGNIVALSRAAGRSLWQQEASTAHNIAVADGKVFVSTEESKVIAFNSITGEPEWENFQLKRRDIGGPQEIGDYIAVIDKKGYLHLMNKSDGAFAYRFKPSGDDFRSPMLYANEMLYTFADNGRLTAYALKERAPKKAD